Proteins encoded by one window of Salvia splendens isolate huo1 chromosome 7, SspV2, whole genome shotgun sequence:
- the LOC121742637 gene encoding dnaJ homolog subfamily B member 13-like — protein sequence MGVDYYKILQVDKNAKDDDLKKAYRKLAMKWHPDKNPNNKKDAEAKFKQISEAYDVLSDPQKRAVYDQYGEEGLKGQVPPPDAGAGGGGASFFQSGDGPNMFRFNPRNADDIFAEFFGFSGGSGMRGGPRGFGGSMFGEEMFSSFGGGDCRPMSSAPRKAPPIEKKLPCSLEDLYKGATKRMKISREISEATGKTLPVEEILTIDIKPGWKKGTKITFPEKGNEQPNVIPSDLVFIIDEKPHSVFTRDGNDLIVTQKIPLAEALTGYTLHLTTLDGRNLTLPINTVIHPTYEEVIPREGMPLPKDPTKRGNLRIKFNIKFPTRLTPDQKSGIKNLLSA from the exons ATGGGCGTTGATTACTACAAGATACTGCAGGTCGACAAAAATGCCAAAGATGACGACTTGAAAAAAGCTTACAGAAAGCTCGCTATGAAGTGGCATCCCGACAAGAATCCCAACAACAAGAAGGATGCTGAGGCCAAATTCAAACAGATTTCCGAAGCCTATGAT GTTCTAAGTGATCCTCAAAAGAGGGCTGTATATGATCAGTACGGCGAAGAAGGTCTAAAGGGCCAAGTCCCGCCACCGGATGCTGGTGCCGGCGGTGGTGGCGCATCATTCTTCCAATCAGGAGACGGACCAAACATGTTCAGATTCAATCCAAGAAATGCCGACGACATATTTGCGGAGTTCTTCGGGTTTTCAGGCGGCAGTGGAATGAGGGGCGGGCCTCGAGGGTTTGGTGGGTCCATGTTCGGTGAGGAAATGTTTAGCTCATTTGGTGGTGGTGACTGCCGCCCAATGAGTTCCGCTCCCAGAAAGGCGCCCCCAATCGAGAAGAAGCTGCCTTGCAGCTTGGAAGACCTCTACAAGGGTGCTACAAAGAGGATGAAAATCTCCAGAGAGATATCCGAAGCCACTGG GAAGACATTGCCAGTGGAGGAGATTCTGACGATTGACATAAAACCCGGATGGAAGAAGGGAACGAAGATCACATTCCCAGAGAAAGGGAACGAGCAACCGAATGTTATTCCTTCGGATTTAGTGTTCATAATCGACGAGAAGCCCCACAGTGTGTTCACACGAGATGGGAATGATCTAATTGTAACGCAGAAGATACCGCTGGCTGAAGCATTGACAGGATACACACTTCACCTCACCACATTGGATGGAAGAAACTTGACTCTTCCTATAAACACAGTCATTCATCCAACCTATGAAGAGGTGATTCCAAGAGAAGGGATGCCTTTGCCTAAAGATCCCACCAAAAGGGGTAATCTAAGGATCAAATTCAACATTAAGTTCCCAACTAGGTTGACGCCTGACCAGAAATCTGGAATCAAGAATCTTCTTTCTGCttga
- the LOC121810237 gene encoding receptor-like protein kinase HSL1 produces the protein MLHHHHYLLCLLLLTLTSSPLILSLNQEGVFLQQAKLGFDDPNSVLATWNPSDATPCKWTGVVCNPATHSVVSLDLSSSNLSGPFPSILCRLKNLISVSFYDNFVNSTLRADDVVSCQSLEHLDLAQNYLTGHLPATLPHLPNLKYLDLTGNNFSGVIPDSFGTFQKLEVLALVENLLDGTIPPFLGNILTLKQLNLSYNPFSPGRIPPELGNLTNLEVLWLTETNLVGEIPESLGRLVRLTDLDLAYNSLSGAIPSSLTELTSLVQLELYNNSLTGELPSSGWSNMTSLRRIDASMNDLSGSIPAELCELPLESLNLYENNLRGEVPEGIADSPDLYELRLFQNHLSGRLPPNLGKLSPLKWIDVSTNKFSGPLPENLCLNGALEELLLIENSISGELPASLGECHSLLRLRLGHNSFSGEVPERLWGLPHVSLLELSGNSFTGGIAKTIAGASNLSQLILSGNYFSGSLPAEIGLLDGLLELSINDNKLSGSLPSSVVNLGQLVKLDLHNNGLSGVIPSGIQSLKRLNELNLANNGFSGNIPNEIGDLSVLNYLDLSGNKFSGEIPVGLQNLKLNLLDLSNNRLSGNIPAMYAKEVYKDSFLGNPGLCGDIDGLCNGKGGIQEMGYVWLLRSIFIVAGLVLIVGVVWFYFKYKNFDKAKKSMDRSKWTLMSFHKLEFSENEILDALDEDNVIGSGASGKVYKVVLSTGEAVAVKKLWGRPKSAEDSVDLEKGNGGFEAEVETLGKIRHKNIVKLWCCCSTRDCKLLVYEYMPNGSLGDLLHSTKGGLLDWPIRFKIALDAADGLSYLHHDCAPAIVHRDIKSNNILLDSEFGARVADFGVAKMVDANAKGSHSMSVIAGSCGYIAPEYGYTLRVNEKSDTYSFGVVILELVTGKHPVDPEFGEKDLVKWVCTTVDQKGVEHVIDPRLDSCFKDEICGVLNIGLLCTSPLPINRPSMRRVVTIMQAIANGTHHNAPGKDGKLTPYYYQDASDQPT, from the exons ATGctgcaccaccaccactacctcCTATGCCTACTCCTATTAACCCTCACATCATCGCCTCTAATCCTTTCCCTGAACCAAGAAGGCGTCTTCCTCCAACAAGCCAAGCTCGGCTTCGACGATCCCAACTCCGTCCTCGCCACCTGGAACCCTAGCGACGCCACTCCCTGCAAATGGACCGGCGTCGTCTGCAATCCCGCCACCCACTCCGTCGTGTCCCTCGACCTCTCCAGCTCCAATCTCTCCGGCCCCTTCCCTTCCATTCTCTGCCGCCTCAAAAACTTGATTTCCGTCTCATTCTACGATAACTTCGTCAACTCCACTCTACGGGCTGACGACGTCGTTTCGTGCCAGTCGCTGGAGCACCTTGATTTGGCGCAGAACTACCTCACCGGCCACCTCCCTGCCACGCTACCTCACCTCCCCAATTTGAAGTATCTCGATTTGACCGGGAATAACTTCTCCGGCGTGATCCCGGACAGTTTCGGAACGTTCCAGAAGCTTGAGGTGCTCGCATTGGTGGAGAATTTGCTCGATGGGACGATTCCGCCGTTTCTCGGAAACATCTTGACGCTGAAGCAGTTGAATCTGTCGTACAACCCGTTTTCGCCGGGTCGGATCCCGCCGGAGCTGGGGAACCTCACCAATTTGGAGGTGCTGTGGCTGACGGAGACGAATTTAGTCGGTGAGATACCCGAGTCACTGGGTCGACTCGTCAGGCTCACCGATTTGGATCTGGCGTACAACTCGTTGAGCGGCGCGATCCCGAGTTCGCTCACTGAATTGACGAGCTTGGTTCAACTCGAGCTGTATAACAACTCACTGACGGGTGAGCTGCCCAGCTCTGGCTGGTCGAACATGACGTCACTGCGGCGGATTGACGCTTCGATGAACGATTTGAGCGGCAGCATTCCTGCCGAGTTGTGCGAGTTGCCGCTCGAGTCGCTCAATCTGTACGAGAACAATCTGCGAGGTGAAGTGCCGGAAGGCATTGCTGATTCTCCCGATTTGTATGAGCTGAGGCTATTCCAGAATCACTTATCTGGACGGTTACCGCCGAATCTCGGTAAACTATCGCCGTTGAAGTGGATTGATGTTTCAACCAATAAATTTTCCGGTCCATTGCCGGAGAATTTGTGTCTCAACGGGGCTCTCGAGGAGCTCTTGTTGATTGAAAACTCGATTTCCGGCGAATTACCGGCGAGCCTCGGGGAATGCCATAGCTTGTTGCGTTTGCGGTTAGGGCACAACAGCTTTTCCGGTGAGGTACCGGAGCGCTTGTGGGGGCTTCCACACGTTTCCTTACTTGAGCTTTCCGGAAACTCGTTTACCGGCGGTATTGCGAAAACCATCGCCGGCGCTTCCAACTTATCTCAGCTGATTTTGTCGGGGAACTACTTTTCCGGTAGTTTACCAGCCGAGATTGGGCTTTTGGATGGTTTGCTGGAACTTTCGATCAATGATAACAAGTTATCAGGTTCTTTGCCGAGTAGTGTAGTGAATCTTGGGCAATTGGTGAAGCTTGATCTTCACAACAATGGATTATCTGGTGTAATCCCAAGTGGGATTCAATCTTTGAAGAGGCTAAATGAGCTCAATTTGGCAAATAATGGATTTTCAGGGAATATTCCGAATGAGATTGGGGATTTAAGTGTTCTCAACTATCTCGATTTATCTGGAAATAAGTTCTCTGGCGAAATCCCTGTTGGGTTGCAGAACTTGAAGCTTAATCTCCTCGATTTGTCGAATAATCGCCTATCTGGTAACATTCCGGCCATGTATGCCAAGGAAGTGTACAAAGATAGCTTCTTGGGGAATCCAGGATTATGTGGAGACATTGATGGTCTCTGCAATGGAAAAGGTGGAATCCAGGAAATGGGGTACGTATGGTTGTTGAGATCAATCTTCATAGTTGCTGGATTAGTTCTGATTGTTGGTGTGGTGTGGTTCTACTTCAAGTACAAGAACTTCGACAAGGCGAAGAAGTCCATGGATAGATCAAAATGGACATTGATGTCGTTCCACAAACTGGAATTCAGTGAGAACGAGATATTGGATGCTTTAGATGAGGATAATGTGATTGGAAGCGGGGCGTCTGGTAAGGTATACAAGGTGGTATTGAGCACTGGTGAGGCCGTTGCTGTGAAGAAGCTCTGGGGGCGCCCCAAGTCAGCTGAGGATAGTGTTGATTTGGAAAAGGGAAATGGTGGTTTTGAGGCTGAGGTTGAGACATTGGGGAAGATTAGGCATAAGAACATAGTGAAGTTGTGGTGTTGCTGCAGCACCAGGGATTGCAAGCTTTTGGTTTATGAGTACATGCCTAATGGCAGCCTTGGTGATCTGCTTCACAGCACGAAAGGCGGTTTGTTGGATTGGCCGATTAGGTTTAAGATCGCGTTGGATGCTGCTGATGGCCTGTCCTACTTGCACCATGACTGTGCTCCCGCGATTGTTCATAGGGACATCAAGTCGAATAATATATTGCTGGATTCGGAGTTTGGGGCTCGGGTTGCGGATTTTGGTGTGGCCAAGATGGTTGATGCCAATGCCAAGGGGAGTCACTCTATGTCCGTCATTGCAGGCTCTTGTGGCTACATTGCTCCag AATACGGTTACACGCTTCGTGTGAACGAGAAGAGCGACACATACAGCTTcggggtggtgattctggagcTTGTCACGGGGAAGCATCCCGTGGATCCGGAGTTTGGGGAGAAGGACTTGGTGAAATGGGTGTGCACCACAGTGGACCAGAAGGGCGTGGAGCACGTGATCGACCCCAGGCTCGATTCGTGCTTCAAGGATGAGATATGCGGAGTCCTCAACATAGGACTCCTCTGCACCTCCCCACTCCCCATCAACCGCCCTTCCATGAGACGCGTGGTCACCATAATGCAAGCCATCGCCAACGGCACCCACCACAACGCCCCCGGGAAGGACGGAAAGCTGACGCCTTATTACTATCAAGACGCCTCCGATCAACCCACTTGA
- the LOC121811362 gene encoding protein DMP6-like: MEIKPSCQDMIIEEEEEEEDEVKAPLLSSKGVPEVDRNLIQQAISQTFQSTACLANLLPTGTALCFQLLAPIFSNQGHCDAAARAMTVSLLGLCALSCFLLSFTDSVKDQKGSLCYGFATFNGLWIIDGSATLPAEMAARYKLKFIDFAHAVMSVLVFAAVAMFNDNVVECLWPAPSTGTKEVLTALPVGIGVMCSMLFVVFPTKRHGIGFPLTDC; encoded by the coding sequence ATGGAGATTAAGCCATCGTGTCAAGACATGATAatcgaggaggaggaagaagaagaagacgaagtAAAGGCGCCGCTACTATCTAGCAAAGGCGTACCGGAAGTAGACAGAAACCTCATCCAACAAGCCATCAGCCAGACGTTTCAAAGCACCGCGTGCCTCGCCAACCTCCTCCCCACCGGCACGGCCCTCTGCTTCCAGCTCCTGGCGCCGATATTCTCCAACCAGGGCCACTGCGACGCCGCCGCCCGGGCCATGACGGTTTCGCTCCTCGGCCTCTGCGCGCTCTCGTGCTTCCTGCTGAGCTTCACGGACAGCGTCAAGGACCAGAAGGGGAGCCTCTGCTACGGCTTCGCTACTTTCAACGGCCTCTGGATTATTGACGGATCGGCGACTCTGCCGGCGGAGATGGCGGCGAGGTATAAGCTCAAGTTTATTGACTTCGCGCACGCCGTGATGTCGGTGCTGGTGTTCGCGGCGGTCGCGATGTTTAATGATAACGTGGTGGAGTGCTTATGGCCGGCGCCGTCGACGGGGACGAAGGAGGTGCTCACGGCGCTGCCGGTTGGGATTGGAGTTATGTGCAGTATGCTTTTTGTGGTTTTTCCTACGAAACGGCATGGCATTGGCTTTCCACTCACTGATTGTTAA